The DNA segment TTCCTTGTTTACTTTTACCTGCTGCGTTTCtattcaaatgctgttgtgttgaatgtttttgcagaagtgcAAGTCTCTTCACTTCCCTACAAAGTCGGTGGAGATGCCCAGCACTGATGCGCTTCATTATTTGATGTATAAAACCACGAGAGGGGCGCTGGTTAACCTGAAGGATAATCTGGATGAAACACTTCAAAAAGAATTctccaaaatatctgaaaaggGTATGTTTACTTCACTTCTCattgcaaaaaaacacaaataaggaaaccccccccccaaaaaaaaagatttacaaAGAAACCTCAACCCCTTTCAAAATTTGCATTTTCAGTCACTTTACTGAAAGAAAGCAGTAAGAACAACTCTGAAAAAACTAAAGGTGAGATTTACTAACCTCACACACAACAGTAACTTAGAAAACATTCACGTAAGTTTAATTTAACCCTTTTATCCTCTAAATCTAACAGTTAAAGATGCTGACATACCCTACAACTTAGAACCAAAGATGAGAGCAGATTTTCTTCAATGTGAGTACGATCATTTATAAAATCATACCACCACCATCAAATACACTGTGATCTAGCACACGCTTATCTTCTGTCTAGATTACAACGATCTAATCCTGGACCCGAACACTGCCAACTCTTACTTGTGCTTCTCTGACGGGCGACGAGCGGTGACCACGCGCGCTGACCCGCAGCCCTACGCGGACCACCCAGACCGCTTCACCAGCTGGGCCCAGGTGCTGTGTAAGGCTGGGATGGCCGGACGCTGCTACTGGGAGATCGAGTGGACCGGAAACGGAGGGGTTTCCGTCGGCGTCTGCTACAAGAACATGAGCCGGGCTGGAGGAGGGAGCGAGTGCAAGCTGGGGCACAACTCTAAATCGTGGAGCCTGGACTGCTCACCCACAGCCTGTTCATTTCAGCACAATAAGGAGAGCATGACTATCAGTGCCCAGTGTGCTAGCAGAATAGGAGTGTATCTAGATTTCAGGGGTGGGACTTTATCCTTCTTCAATGTTTCTGATGCAATGGTTCTGCTTCACAAAGAGAAGACCACATTCACGCAGCCTCTATACCCTGGATTCTGGGTGGGGCTGGGCTCTACTTTGAAGCTGTGCTCAATTTAACATGTGAAGACGGGCAGaataattcatttcagtgagaATAATGATGAAACTGAGGCAGATGTTTGTGCTCAAagatttgcttttctttttattaaccacacacacacacccgaagcagcagcagcaacaacaacacttTGGTGGAGCAGGTGAAGGGCTGGTGGAGCTTAGATCTTATTGAAGGCAGCAACATCGACACTCTGGACCTACAGAGGAAGAAAGAATTGAATGTAAAGTTAATAGCATAAATATGTTGCAATAATTAAGATTTAATGTAATGAAAGCcattatttaaataaagctgttaTACTTATTAACTTACAAAACTGGTTAAAGATGCTTTTTATGATGAGCGAGTGAGAAGTCTTCACTAAATGTTTACTGCAATATCTGATTTCTGGCTTTTCCCACATTCTTGCACCAatgtttaaaaagtaaaattaattacGCCCGAGCTTACAGAGCAGAATAAAGGATAAGGATAGAGACATGAATGGAGAGTTAACAGTCCATAAAAAGGAGGAAACCACCcccttatttaaaaaaaaaacaaaaaaaacaacaccttATTAGAAAGGACTTAAGCATTTTTAGAGAAACCTCTTTATATTTGTGTTGAGGTGAAAGAAGGGAACCATTTCTAATCTGAACACTAGCATGTAAAACTCTCGTTCAGCTGCATTGTGCCAACTGTGGCATAAATGTAACCTGTAGCTCAGCAGATAAAgttaaaacacggctcaacacCACAAACTTCACACCTCTGTGATTGTTACTTACATAGTCCTCAAACTTGGTGATCTCCTCTTCCAGGATGTCTGTGCCAACTTTGTCGTCCTCAACCACACAGTTGATCTGCAGCTTCTTGATGCCGTAGCCGACTGGCACCAGCTTGGAAGCTCCCCACAGGAGCCCGTCCATCTGCACCGAGCGCACACACTGTTCCAGCTTGGCCATATCTGTCTCATCATCCCACTAAACACACATGAGACAAGGGGAGACAAATACCAACCGCGTTCAATGACACAGCTCACATTACAGTTAAAATGTATTGCTTAAAAGTTctttatatacaaaaaaaaaaaaaaatattaaaaaaattaaaacaatccTTACAATTACAAACTAGttagtttgcaagtgttttcagGATTTACCAGACAAATACTTAAACACCACAAATATCAAATGTATCAAATTAAAATTTGATACTTCCACAtgtggaggtttttttttttttttttttaatctttcaatAGATACGTACGGGTTTGACATCCAACAGGATGGATGACTTGGCAATGAGAGCTGGTTTCTTTGCCTTCTTGGCTGCGTAGGCCTCCAAGCGCTCCTGCTTTATACGTTCTGCCTCCTCATCTTCCTCGTCGCTGCCAAACAAGTCTatgtcatcatcatcgtcaccATTTTCCACTTTTACCTGTTTGACTGGAGCAGCCTGGACAATACAGATGGAAAAATAAAGGGAATAGATGGTGTATTTTACAAACAGTCCTAGTCCATGACTCAAAACATCACAGTGAAAGGCATCAAGGAAAGGAACTTCAATAGATTATGTGCAATGAGGAAGAAAGGGTCCCTGGTACAAGATAtttgaataaaaatacaatcaCAAACaaggtttaagaaaaaaaaaaaaaaaaaaaaaaaaaggattaaagAAATGACTTCAAAACCAAAAGTGTGATCTTCCACTGTACACATGTTTCTCTTTTGATTAACATGAAAACTTGAATTCAAGTAGAGACAAGATTGTGTAGACGTCTGTTTTAGAAGCTATGAACATCTCACAGCATCTACCTTTGCAGCAGGGATGGCTGCTGGTGCTGGGCTCTTCTCTAGCACAGTCACTCTGGACTCCAGCTTCTGCAGGGCTGCCCTCATCTCCACCACCACTACACAAGCAGACATGTCAGAGTCAAACACATGCGTTTGCCACTTGGGGGCAGCAAAAACGAGCTTAGAATAAGGGCACATCTCAAGCTGGTATTTATTGGTTAACAGGGTTGACTTTAACACATTCAGTCCCTTTGTGCCATTTTACAGTCCCTCACCGGCCTCTCCAGATTTTGCTTTGAAATTATCCGTAGTCTCCTACATTTTTGTAACAGTTATAGGCGAATTGATTGTTTAGTAGCCTTCATCATGGATGTGTGCACACTGCAGACAGATGTATGCATGTAAGAAAAGACTGAACCTGTCAAGATGATTAAGTAAACCCTTTCAATAGATTTGCACtgaatgcagttttttttgGTGATTCAGATTCCAGACACCTTTAAGGTCAACCTGCTAATACTGGTTTTGGTCGATTTTATTCATAAAAGCTACAAACTGAGAGGCCGCTCAACCATGggggttctttttttaaaaagtattttaaaagaaatcagTGGTTTTAATTTCATGGAATTAAACTTTTGACTTTGTGTCCTCATCGATCTGCTCATTAACATCATTGCaataagcagacaaactacaattGTTGTGGTCTGCGTCGTAGCAATGTGCACACTTGTGGACAGGCAAACATCTGGCTGCAGCAGCTTGGCTCATTGTCCTGTGACCATTCATGGCAGATCAGCTGCAAACTCAACTGAAGGAACCTCCAAAAAAAACCTGATCTTGAAACCGTGCAACACGTCTGACTGCAGCCCTGCAATATGTTACTACGAGCAGCTCTTTTATAATGTCATGTTGTATTTCGTTAAAATCTTGAACACGTGTATTATAGTTTAAGCACAAACCTTTGTGCAGGGTCTGGTTCTCCAGCTCCAGGCTCTTCATGCGTGAAACCAGCTCGTGGTCTCCTGCATGTGAGGATGACTGCGGGAAGAACGCCACAAATTAACACCAAGAGTCACACTGCAGGACAGCAAAAATGGCAAGAAATTCAATGCATTAACGCACAGGTCGAGAACAAATCCAAGGCTGATGTGAAAAAGCAAGCGAAACCAAAACACATGCAGgggtacaaaaaaaacaaagcaaaaaaaaaaaaaaaacaacaacacccaAAATGCTGATTAGAAATCATCTCCATGTCCAATGAATTTTGAAGCAGAACAAGATTGCTTCTTTCCCAGTCAGATTGATAGTAATTCATCATTAGCCTCCAGCCTGTTAACAAAGAGACTGAAAGCAGTTTGCTTTAAAATGGGAACAGAAATACAACACTCctctaacaaacaaaaacaaaagtatggTGACTGACAGTATAATGAGATCAGCTCTCTTTTCCATTAAATTGTCAACTGCCTTTTTAACCTTCTGCTTCCAGTCTTTAACAAAGCTGTGAGGCTCGTACTGACCTTCTCCAACTCTGGAACTCTCGGAAAACAGTTTGCTTCCAAGAATCATTAGCAGTTTGATCAAAACTGATAATCACAACTATAATCATAACACAATATCTAGAATAAATGAAATCAGCTTTATTAGAAGCAGTCTAAATCAATTATATTGACAGAGATATAGAAAAGGAAGCTGGATGGCGAGAGGTGGTGGAACAGGATGAGATACCATGATGTTGTGATATGAGTAACACACTCCAGGtcagtcagcagcagcagacacagCCAGCACCGCTGTCTCATTCATGCAGCATTCCCAGCATTGCCTGAGCAGCAAAGCTGTGCGACCGACTTACGTTTCTGTGCCGCCGTTTCTGCTGGCGACCTTTGGCCTGCTGCACGCCAGTTTTCACCAGCACCCGGTGATGTAAAAGGTAATGAGGGGGAAAGatgaaaacaacaggaaaagtAGAAGATGTAGGTACAAAGAGAGAGCGATATTTTACAATTTATTGGGATACTACTGTCAACTGGTGCTCATGTTTACATGCACGAAAGAATAAAAGCAGACCAATTACAGGTTGTCCTCCTTACTCCCCCCATGAAAATAAGTTCTTATAAACTTCACCTTAAACCAAAGAAATATAGTACTGTCCTTTTCCCCCCACTTATACTAAACTCTGTTTGAGGAACAGTAATggaaaaatgacaaacacaaactttgtatTACAGTGAAAGAAGTTACCATATTTGTAAGTAACAACTGTAGCCTGATAACCAAAATAGTTCATTTTAATCTTGATCACTAACTTTAGATTTTTAAGAAAGAATCTGATTAATAAAGTAGAGGAGGAACAATTACAGAAAGACCCGTGCAAGACCCGTTTTTGACAAGACGTCATCGTATACTGCtagcaaaacattaaaaaaaccactgatgatgatgagaatattaattattcttattatttaaaaaaacaaaaacaaaacaggtacTACACAGCATGTGAATGCTCAATATGGACTGCACAATTAAAATGTTGCCATTTACACTTGAATTCCCCATTATGACACGGTGAACATCTGCAGTTCATGCACAATGTGGTACTCACTGTACATTTTCCTAGTGGATTTAGCAATGTCCTGCATGATGGCATCATCTCACCTAACACGCAGGCATGTGAGGGGAAAGAGCTAATGAAGAAGcagtcaaagacaaagcagtgtGCAGGACTGACAAAAGTTGGGCGACTGGTTTAAAGggtttttcccctcctttttcCTTCTGTAAACTAGAGGCAAACCTTACAACCTTAAAACTTGTCTTATCTATTTGCATTTGATGTAGCAATACAAAAGTTA comes from the Oreochromis aureus strain Israel breed Guangdong linkage group 18, ZZ_aureus, whole genome shotgun sequence genome and includes:
- the eef1da gene encoding eukaryotic translation elongation factor 1 delta a (guanine nucleotide exchange protein) isoform X1; the protein is MSGLICLTTESIWFDKNRYDEAEKRFYEGVNGPTTQQQQQAKGRQQKRRHRNSSSHAGDHELVSRMKSLELENQTLHKVVVEMRAALQKLESRVTVLEKSPAPAAIPAAKAAPVKQVKVENGDDDDDIDLFGSDEEDEEAERIKQERLEAYAAKKAKKPALIAKSSILLDVKPWDDETDMAKLEQCVRSVQMDGLLWGASKLVPVGYGIKKLQINCVVEDDKVGTDILEEEITKFEDYVQSVDVAAFNKI
- the eef1da gene encoding eukaryotic translation elongation factor 1 delta a (guanine nucleotide exchange protein) isoform X2, whose amino-acid sequence is MSGLICLTTESIWFDKNRYDEAEKRFYEGVNGPTTQQQQAKGRQQKRRHRNSSSHAGDHELVSRMKSLELENQTLHKVVVEMRAALQKLESRVTVLEKSPAPAAIPAAKAAPVKQVKVENGDDDDDIDLFGSDEEDEEAERIKQERLEAYAAKKAKKPALIAKSSILLDVKPWDDETDMAKLEQCVRSVQMDGLLWGASKLVPVGYGIKKLQINCVVEDDKVGTDILEEEITKFEDYVQSVDVAAFNKI
- the eef1da gene encoding eukaryotic translation elongation factor 1 delta a (guanine nucleotide exchange protein) isoform X3, encoding MSGLICLTTESIWFDKNRYDEAEKRFYEGVNGPTTQQQQSSSHAGDHELVSRMKSLELENQTLHKVVVEMRAALQKLESRVTVLEKSPAPAAIPAAKAAPVKQVKVENGDDDDDIDLFGSDEEDEEAERIKQERLEAYAAKKAKKPALIAKSSILLDVKPWDDETDMAKLEQCVRSVQMDGLLWGASKLVPVGYGIKKLQINCVVEDDKVGTDILEEEITKFEDYVQSVDVAAFNKI